From Cellulomonas fimi ATCC 484, a single genomic window includes:
- a CDS encoding TetR/AcrR family transcriptional regulator: MQEVASTPAVAEGVPAQEPPTIAELVGALGLRERKKRARRDALIDATHRLVDRDGLDAVTVEAICEAAGVSVRTFFNYFETKDDAVLGHATYPIDPVLEDEFAAGGPTGHLLTDVEHLVASLLEAAPSARARMAKGLEIAAREPRLLARHLAWLDKHKGLLMTLVARRLGDDPVHPPETVASLALFLTHASFVRWEARGGTGEVRDHLHDVLGELRALLADDTTTARDAAAARDADPARDAGPARGG; the protein is encoded by the coding sequence ATGCAGGAAGTCGCGTCCACCCCGGCGGTCGCCGAGGGCGTGCCGGCCCAGGAGCCGCCGACGATCGCCGAGCTCGTCGGCGCCCTCGGCCTGCGCGAGCGCAAGAAGCGGGCGCGGCGTGACGCGCTCATCGACGCGACCCACCGCCTCGTCGACCGCGACGGGCTCGACGCGGTGACCGTCGAGGCCATCTGCGAGGCCGCGGGCGTCTCCGTGCGCACGTTCTTCAACTACTTCGAGACGAAGGACGACGCGGTCCTCGGCCACGCGACGTACCCGATCGACCCGGTGCTCGAGGACGAGTTCGCCGCGGGCGGTCCCACCGGCCACCTCCTGACCGACGTCGAGCACCTCGTCGCCTCGCTCCTCGAGGCCGCTCCGTCGGCCCGGGCGCGCATGGCCAAGGGGCTGGAGATCGCAGCCCGGGAGCCCCGGCTCCTCGCGCGCCACCTCGCGTGGCTCGACAAGCACAAGGGCCTGCTCATGACGCTCGTCGCCCGCCGGCTGGGCGACGACCCCGTGCACCCGCCCGAGACCGTCGCGTCGCTCGCGCTGTTCCTCACGCACGCGTCGTTCGTGCGCTGGGAGGCCCGCGGCGGCACGGGCGAGGTCCGTGACCACCTGCACGACGTCCTCGGCGAGCTGCGCGCGCTCCTCGCGGACGACACGACCACCGCGCGTGACGCGGCCGCCGCGCGCGACGCCGACCCCGCTCGCGACGCCGGCCCCGCGCGCGGCGGCTGA
- the ndk gene encoding nucleoside-diphosphate kinase yields MTDTQRTLVLVKPDGVRRGLVGEILRRIEAKGYTLVAVELREADEALLAEHYAEHAGKPFLQPLVDFMRSGPVLAAVVEGHRVIEGFRSLAGATDPTVAAPGTIRGDLARDWGLKVIQNLVHGSDGEESAAREIGLWFPAL; encoded by the coding sequence ATGACTGACACGCAGCGCACCCTGGTCCTCGTCAAGCCCGACGGCGTCCGCCGGGGTCTGGTGGGGGAGATCCTGCGTCGCATCGAGGCGAAGGGCTACACGCTCGTCGCCGTCGAGCTCCGCGAGGCCGACGAGGCGCTGCTCGCGGAGCACTACGCGGAGCACGCCGGCAAGCCGTTCCTGCAGCCGCTCGTCGACTTCATGCGCTCGGGCCCGGTGCTCGCCGCGGTCGTCGAGGGGCACCGCGTGATCGAGGGCTTCCGCTCGCTCGCGGGCGCGACCGACCCCACCGTCGCGGCGCCCGGCACGATCCGCGGCGACCTCGCCCGCGACTGGGGCCTCAAGGTCATCCAGAACCTCGTCCACGGCTCCGACGGCGAGGAGTCGGCGGCCCGCGAGATCGGGCTCTGGTTCCCGGCGCTCTGA
- the ftsY gene encoding signal recognition particle-docking protein FtsY, with protein sequence MDQDLLNTLLAVGLPTVAVVTLGTVLLRRRGSSRTGTTDTKPPAAPPAGAPAPPAAPEAPADARPGSPTGTTAPERAPDDVAELEEPPVLEVPAPVAGRLTRLRDRLSRSGSPLGTRLLQVLSRDHLTEDDWDELEETLLLADVGAGPTTEIVDALRTRVRVEGLREPGQVRAVLRDQLLAIVDPSLDRTLGTAPTTTPDGATVPAVVLVVGVNGTGKTTTVGKLARVLVAEGRSVVLGAADTFRAAAADQLETWGSRVGVRTVRSDRDGADPASVAFDAVRTGRAEGVDVVLVDTAGRLQNKAGLMDELGKITRVLTREAPLSEVLLVLDATTGQNGLNQARVFAEVAGVTGIVLTKLDGTAKGGIVVAVQRELGVPVKLVGLGEGPDDLAPFDPEAFVDGILQG encoded by the coding sequence GTGGACCAGGACCTCCTCAACACCCTGCTCGCCGTCGGGCTGCCGACCGTCGCCGTCGTGACGCTCGGCACGGTGCTCCTGCGCCGTCGCGGCTCGTCCCGGACGGGGACGACCGACACCAAGCCCCCCGCCGCCCCGCCGGCCGGCGCCCCCGCACCGCCCGCCGCGCCCGAGGCCCCGGCCGACGCCCGCCCGGGCTCGCCCACCGGCACGACCGCGCCGGAGCGCGCCCCCGACGACGTCGCCGAGCTCGAGGAGCCGCCCGTCCTCGAGGTGCCCGCGCCGGTCGCTGGTCGCCTGACCCGCCTGCGCGACCGGCTGTCGCGGTCCGGCTCGCCGCTCGGCACCCGGCTGCTGCAGGTCCTGTCGCGCGACCACCTCACCGAGGACGACTGGGACGAGCTCGAGGAGACGCTGCTCCTCGCCGACGTCGGCGCCGGCCCGACCACCGAGATCGTCGACGCGCTGCGCACCCGTGTGCGCGTCGAGGGGCTGCGCGAGCCGGGTCAGGTGCGCGCCGTCCTGCGCGACCAGCTGCTCGCGATCGTCGACCCGTCGCTCGACCGCACGCTCGGCACCGCCCCGACGACGACGCCGGACGGCGCGACCGTGCCCGCGGTCGTGCTCGTCGTCGGCGTCAACGGGACGGGCAAGACGACGACGGTCGGCAAGCTCGCCCGCGTGCTCGTCGCGGAGGGGCGCAGCGTCGTGCTCGGCGCTGCGGACACCTTCCGCGCCGCGGCCGCCGACCAGCTCGAGACGTGGGGCTCGCGCGTCGGCGTGCGCACCGTGCGGTCCGACCGGGACGGCGCCGACCCGGCGTCGGTCGCGTTCGACGCGGTCCGCACGGGCCGCGCCGAGGGCGTCGACGTCGTGCTCGTCGACACCGCGGGCCGGCTGCAGAACAAGGCAGGGCTCATGGACGAGCTGGGCAAGATCACGCGCGTCCTGACGCGCGAGGCGCCGCTGTCCGAGGTCCTGCTCGTCCTCGATGCGACCACGGGCCAGAACGGGCTCAACCAGGCCCGCGTCTTCGCGGAGGTCGCAGGCGTCACGGGCATCGTCCTGACGAAGCTGGACGGCACCGCGAAGGGCGGCATCGTCGTGGCCGTGCAGCGCGAGCTCGGCGTGCCCGTCAAGCTCGTCGGTCTGGGTGAGGGCCCGGACGACCTCGCGCCGTTCGACCCCGAGGCGTTCGTCGACGGGATCCTGCAGGGCTGA
- the smc gene encoding chromosome segregation protein SMC: MHLKTLTLRGFKSFASATTLTFEPGVTCVVGPNGSGKSNVVDALAWVMGEQGAKSLRGGKMEDVIFAGTAGRPPLGRAEVALTIDNTDGALPIEYTEVTISRTLFRNGGSEYAINGQGCRLLDIQELLSDSGLGREMHVIVGQGQLDAVLRATPEERRGFVEEAAGVLKHRKRKEKALRKLDAMQANLTRLGDLTGEIRRQLGPLGRQAEVARKAAVVQSDLRDARARLLADDLAQLTATLEQEIADETALLARRAEVEGALAQHRDRLAALEREAAEATPQLTEATDVWYRLSSLRERLRGTASLAADRVRLLGSAAPERPGGQDPDDLAAQARRVRAAEADLATEVEQGRAALEAAVAARQEVEQQATAAEKELATVLRGAADRREGVARLAGQVAARRSRVEATQAEIGRLRDTLAAARERESTASEEFVALESEVAGVEAGEEGLDAAHEAAVEALDAATEHLAVLRAQLADAEREHGTLVARAETLELSLDRKDGAGALLAAETLTGTLGSVAALLAVEPRDEEAVVAALGAVADGVAVESVDAAVDALRHLRTEDAGRASLLVAGAPPAADVDLPPGVDRAVDLVRAPAHVQDTVRALLADVVVVDDLAAARALVAQHPHLVVATRAGDLLSRTRASGGSATAPSALHLQTALEQARAGAAEATATAERLRFEIAGATRAEQEARDAHDRTLERLHESDAALAAVAEQLGHLASAVRAARAEADRAQATLTAASTTLEADAAELAELTERLAAAEQEPADTEAAIAEVTARRDRLAGLATDARARETEARLTLRTGEERARAMSGRAASLERAAESERVARRRAAEREQVRARQSAAAAAVGAGAAHALTALDDSLRRATAEREAAETARAEREQHLSATRARVEELAAELARLTDAAHRDEVARTQQRLRVEQLQARSVEELGLDPQVLLDEFGPHRDVPVVLPPGTEPDPGAPTAVPFVREQQEKRLRAAERALSQLGRVNPLALEEFAALEERHRFLTEQLADLKKSRADLLEIVREIDERVEQVFAEAYRDTAAAFDVVFPRLFPGGEGRLVLTDPDDMLTTGIEVEARPAGKKVKRLSLLSGGERSLTAVALLVAIFKARPSPFYVMDEVEAALDDANLGRLLDIFRELQEDSQLIVVTHQKRTMEIADALYGVTMRGDGVTTVVSQRMREDVPA; the protein is encoded by the coding sequence GTGCACCTCAAGACCCTCACCCTGCGGGGGTTCAAGTCGTTCGCGTCGGCGACGACCCTGACCTTCGAGCCCGGCGTCACGTGCGTCGTCGGGCCCAACGGCTCGGGCAAGTCGAACGTCGTCGACGCGCTCGCCTGGGTCATGGGGGAGCAGGGCGCCAAGTCGTTGCGCGGCGGCAAGATGGAGGACGTCATCTTCGCCGGCACCGCCGGCCGGCCGCCGCTCGGCCGGGCCGAGGTCGCGCTCACGATCGACAACACCGACGGCGCGCTGCCGATCGAGTACACCGAGGTCACGATCTCGCGGACCCTGTTCCGCAACGGCGGGTCCGAGTACGCCATCAACGGCCAGGGCTGCCGGCTGCTCGACATCCAGGAGCTGCTGTCCGACTCCGGCCTGGGCCGCGAGATGCACGTCATCGTCGGCCAGGGCCAGCTCGACGCGGTCCTGCGCGCGACGCCCGAGGAGCGGCGCGGGTTCGTCGAGGAGGCCGCGGGCGTCCTCAAGCACCGCAAGCGCAAGGAGAAGGCCCTGCGCAAGCTCGACGCGATGCAGGCCAACCTGACGCGCCTCGGCGACCTCACGGGGGAGATCCGCCGCCAGCTCGGCCCGCTCGGCCGGCAGGCGGAGGTCGCGCGCAAGGCGGCCGTCGTCCAGTCCGACCTGCGCGACGCCCGGGCACGGCTGCTCGCCGACGACCTCGCGCAGCTGACCGCGACGCTCGAGCAGGAGATCGCCGACGAGACCGCGCTGCTCGCCCGGCGCGCCGAGGTCGAGGGCGCGCTCGCGCAGCACCGCGACCGGCTCGCGGCGCTCGAGCGCGAGGCCGCCGAGGCGACGCCGCAGCTCACCGAGGCGACCGACGTCTGGTACCGCCTGTCGTCGCTGCGCGAGCGGCTGCGCGGCACCGCGTCGCTCGCGGCCGACCGTGTGCGGCTGCTCGGCAGCGCGGCGCCCGAGCGGCCCGGCGGTCAGGACCCGGACGACCTCGCCGCCCAGGCGCGGCGCGTGCGCGCCGCGGAGGCGGACCTCGCGACCGAGGTCGAGCAGGGGCGGGCGGCCCTCGAGGCGGCCGTCGCCGCGCGCCAGGAGGTCGAGCAGCAGGCGACCGCGGCCGAGAAGGAGCTCGCGACCGTCCTGCGCGGGGCCGCGGACCGGCGTGAGGGCGTCGCGCGCCTCGCGGGCCAGGTCGCCGCTCGCCGCAGCCGCGTCGAGGCCACGCAGGCCGAGATCGGCCGCCTGCGGGACACGCTCGCCGCGGCCCGCGAGCGCGAGTCGACCGCGAGCGAGGAGTTCGTCGCGCTCGAGTCCGAGGTCGCGGGCGTCGAGGCGGGTGAGGAGGGCCTGGACGCGGCGCACGAGGCCGCGGTCGAGGCGCTCGACGCCGCGACCGAGCACCTCGCCGTGCTGCGCGCGCAGCTCGCGGACGCCGAGCGCGAGCACGGCACGCTCGTCGCCCGGGCCGAGACGCTGGAGCTCAGCCTGGACCGCAAGGACGGCGCCGGGGCCCTGCTCGCCGCCGAGACCCTGACCGGGACGCTCGGGTCGGTCGCCGCGCTGCTCGCCGTGGAACCACGCGACGAGGAAGCCGTGGTCGCCGCGCTCGGTGCGGTCGCCGACGGCGTCGCGGTCGAGTCCGTCGACGCCGCCGTCGACGCGCTGCGCCACCTGCGCACCGAGGACGCCGGGCGAGCGTCGCTGCTCGTCGCGGGCGCGCCCCCCGCCGCCGACGTCGACCTGCCGCCGGGCGTGGACCGCGCCGTCGACCTCGTGCGCGCCCCGGCCCACGTGCAGGACACCGTGCGCGCGCTGCTCGCCGACGTCGTCGTCGTCGACGACCTCGCCGCGGCCCGCGCGCTGGTCGCGCAGCACCCGCACCTCGTCGTCGCGACGCGCGCCGGTGACCTCCTGTCGCGCACGCGCGCCTCGGGCGGCTCAGCGACGGCGCCCAGCGCGCTGCACCTGCAGACGGCGCTCGAGCAGGCCCGGGCCGGTGCGGCGGAGGCGACCGCGACCGCGGAGCGGCTGCGGTTCGAGATCGCCGGCGCGACGCGTGCGGAGCAGGAGGCCCGCGACGCGCACGACCGCACGCTCGAGCGCCTGCACGAGTCCGACGCCGCGCTCGCCGCGGTCGCCGAGCAGCTCGGCCACCTGGCGTCCGCCGTGCGGGCCGCACGCGCCGAGGCCGACCGTGCGCAGGCGACGCTGACCGCCGCGTCCACGACGCTCGAGGCGGACGCCGCCGAGCTCGCCGAGCTCACCGAGCGGCTCGCCGCCGCCGAGCAGGAGCCCGCCGACACCGAGGCCGCGATCGCCGAGGTCACCGCGCGTCGCGACCGCCTCGCGGGCCTGGCCACGGACGCGCGCGCACGCGAGACCGAGGCGCGGCTCACGCTGCGCACGGGTGAGGAGCGCGCCCGCGCGATGTCCGGCCGCGCGGCGTCGCTGGAGCGGGCCGCCGAGTCGGAGCGCGTCGCGCGGCGGCGCGCGGCCGAGCGGGAGCAGGTCCGGGCCCGGCAGTCCGCGGCCGCCGCGGCGGTCGGTGCCGGCGCCGCGCACGCGCTCACCGCGCTCGACGACTCCCTGCGCCGGGCGACCGCCGAGCGCGAGGCCGCCGAGACGGCGCGGGCCGAGCGCGAGCAGCACCTGTCCGCGACACGCGCACGCGTCGAGGAGCTCGCGGCCGAGCTGGCCCGGCTGACCGACGCGGCGCACCGTGACGAGGTCGCCCGCACCCAGCAGCGGCTGCGCGTCGAGCAGCTGCAGGCGCGGTCCGTCGAGGAGCTCGGCCTCGACCCGCAGGTCCTGCTCGACGAGTTCGGGCCGCACCGCGACGTGCCCGTCGTCCTGCCGCCCGGCACCGAGCCGGACCCGGGCGCGCCGACCGCCGTGCCGTTCGTCCGCGAGCAGCAGGAGAAGCGGCTGCGGGCCGCCGAGCGCGCCCTGTCCCAGCTCGGCCGCGTCAACCCGCTCGCGCTGGAGGAGTTCGCGGCCCTCGAGGAGCGCCACCGCTTCCTCACCGAGCAGCTCGCCGACCTGAAGAAGTCGCGCGCCGACCTGCTGGAGATCGTCCGTGAGATCGACGAGCGCGTCGAGCAGGTGTTCGCCGAGGCGTACCGCGACACGGCCGCGGCGTTCGACGTCGTGTTCCCGCGCCTGTTCCCGGGCGGCGAGGGCCGCCTGGTCCTCACCGACCCGGACGACATGCTGACCACGGGGATCGAGGTCGAGGCGCGCCCCGCCGGCAAGAAGGTCAAGCGCCTGTCGCTGCTGTCGGGCGGCGAGCGCTCCCTGACGGCCGTCGCGCTGCTCGTCGCGATCTTCAAGGCCCGGCCCAGCCCGTTCTACGTCATGGACGAGGTGGAGGCGGCGCTCGACGACGCGAACCTGGGGCGGCTGCTCGACATCTTCCGCGAGCTGCAGGAGGACTCCCAGCTCATCGTCGTGACGCACCAGAAGCGCACGATGGAGATCGCCGACGCGCTCTACGGCGTGACGATGCGCGGCGACGGCGTGACGACCGTCGTGAGCCAGCGGATGCGCGAGGACGTCCCCGCCTGA
- a CDS encoding MDR family MFS transporter, with the protein MATATVPDVGASDKPLVVLTPRTVWLIFGALMASMFLSSLDQSIVGTAMPTIVGELDGVEHQGWVVTAYILAIAIVMPLYGKFGDLWGRRWPFLVAIALFTAGSAVAGFAGSFGWLVVGRGIQGLGGGGLMILSQAIIADIVPAKDRGKYMGPMGALFGIAAVVGPLLGGLFTEHADWRWCFWINIPVGIAAFAVAWFALKLPSHRSGRRIDVAGIVLVVLGTSGLVLATSWESWSGQRGYDWSDPGLLALVGGTLLSIALFVLAELKASDPLLPLRLFRNRTFTIATSIGFILGMGMFSALAFLPTFLQMSTGVGVTQSGYLLLPMMAGVMLTAIGSGVAITKTGRYKVYPVAGLAITTVGMVWLTRITGDMSMWLFGAMIFVLGAGMGLVMQTIVLAVQNAVDPHELGTATSANNFFREIGAAVGVAVFSTMFTSRLVEQVTEVFAGVPQGAGGGEASGLTPDVVQQLPEPLKSGVIDAYADSLSSSFWYFIPLVVVGFVLALFLKEVKLSDVAGMVARGEAVAAPDARAGVTATLDGAVVVDELSADGAGASATADRDGRTPDGDAVGAR; encoded by the coding sequence ATGGCCACCGCCACCGTCCCCGACGTGGGAGCGAGCGACAAGCCGCTCGTCGTCCTCACGCCCCGCACCGTCTGGCTGATCTTCGGCGCGCTCATGGCGAGCATGTTCCTGTCGTCGCTCGACCAGTCGATCGTCGGCACCGCGATGCCCACGATCGTGGGCGAGCTCGACGGCGTCGAGCACCAGGGCTGGGTCGTCACCGCCTACATCCTCGCGATCGCGATCGTCATGCCGCTGTACGGCAAGTTCGGCGACCTCTGGGGGCGGCGCTGGCCGTTCCTCGTCGCGATCGCCCTGTTCACCGCGGGCTCCGCGGTGGCGGGCTTCGCCGGCTCGTTCGGCTGGCTCGTCGTCGGCCGCGGCATCCAGGGCCTCGGCGGCGGCGGCCTCATGATCCTGTCGCAGGCCATCATCGCCGACATCGTCCCCGCCAAGGACCGCGGCAAGTACATGGGCCCGATGGGCGCGCTGTTCGGCATCGCGGCCGTCGTCGGCCCGCTCCTCGGCGGCCTGTTCACCGAGCACGCCGACTGGCGCTGGTGCTTCTGGATCAACATCCCCGTCGGCATCGCGGCGTTCGCGGTCGCGTGGTTCGCGCTCAAGCTGCCGTCGCACCGTTCGGGCCGCCGCATCGACGTCGCAGGCATCGTCCTCGTCGTCCTCGGCACGTCGGGCCTGGTCCTGGCGACGAGCTGGGAGAGCTGGAGCGGGCAGCGCGGGTACGACTGGTCCGACCCGGGCCTGCTGGCGCTCGTCGGCGGCACGCTGCTCTCGATCGCGCTGTTCGTCCTCGCCGAGCTCAAGGCGTCCGACCCGCTGCTGCCGCTGCGCCTGTTCCGCAACCGCACCTTCACGATCGCGACGTCCATCGGCTTCATCCTCGGCATGGGCATGTTCTCCGCGCTCGCCTTCCTGCCGACGTTCCTGCAGATGTCGACCGGCGTCGGCGTCACGCAGTCCGGCTACCTGCTGCTGCCGATGATGGCGGGCGTCATGCTCACCGCGATCGGCTCGGGCGTCGCGATCACCAAGACGGGCCGCTACAAGGTCTACCCGGTCGCCGGCCTCGCCATCACGACCGTGGGCATGGTGTGGCTCACGCGCATCACCGGCGACATGTCGATGTGGCTGTTCGGGGCCATGATCTTCGTGCTCGGGGCCGGCATGGGCCTCGTCATGCAGACGATCGTCCTGGCCGTGCAGAACGCCGTCGACCCGCACGAGCTCGGCACCGCGACGTCGGCGAACAACTTCTTCCGCGAGATCGGCGCGGCCGTCGGTGTCGCCGTGTTCTCGACGATGTTCACGAGCCGGCTCGTGGAGCAGGTCACCGAGGTCTTCGCGGGCGTCCCGCAGGGTGCGGGCGGCGGCGAGGCGTCGGGCCTCACGCCGGACGTCGTGCAGCAGCTGCCCGAGCCGTTGAAGTCGGGCGTCATCGACGCGTACGCCGACAGCCTGTCGTCGTCGTTCTGGTACTTCATCCCGCTCGTCGTCGTCGGCTTCGTCCTCGCGCTGTTCCTCAAGGAGGTCAAGCTCTCCGACGTCGCGGGCATGGTCGCGCGCGGGGAGGCCGTGGCGGCGCCCGACGCCCGGGCGGGCGTCACGGCGACGCTCGACGGCGCCGTCGTGGTCGACGAGCTGTCCGCGGACGGCGCCGGAGCGTCCGCGACCGCGGACCGCGACGGCCGGACGCCCGACGGCGACGCCGTGGGTGCCCGGTAG
- a CDS encoding DUF4233 domain-containing protein → MSSGVPEGQAVRRKRPAKPQFTQTMLILEAFVVLFATLVAYGLRVAEPALVWGVGGGLAVLLLVLSGWVGRPGGYVAGSVAQALVLAGGFVVPMMFVIGGVFVALWVFSLRVGGRIDRERAEWDAAHPGAVGP, encoded by the coding sequence ATGAGCTCCGGCGTCCCCGAGGGGCAGGCGGTGCGCCGCAAGCGCCCCGCGAAGCCCCAGTTCACGCAGACGATGCTGATCCTCGAGGCCTTCGTCGTCCTGTTCGCCACGCTCGTGGCGTACGGGCTGCGCGTCGCCGAGCCCGCTCTGGTGTGGGGCGTCGGCGGCGGCCTCGCGGTGCTCCTGCTCGTGCTCTCCGGCTGGGTGGGCCGGCCCGGCGGCTACGTCGCCGGGTCGGTCGCCCAGGCGCTCGTCCTGGCCGGGGGGTTCGTCGTGCCGATGATGTTCGTCATCGGCGGCGTGTTCGTCGCGCTGTGGGTCTTCTCTCTGCGCGTCGGCGGTCGCATCGACCGCGAGCGCGCCGAGTGGGACGCCGCGCACCCCGGCGCGGTCGGTCCCTGA